A DNA window from Helianthus annuus cultivar XRQ/B chromosome 15, HanXRQr2.0-SUNRISE, whole genome shotgun sequence contains the following coding sequences:
- the LOC110913059 gene encoding multiple organellar RNA editing factor 7, mitochondrial, protein MKPTFRLPVTFLSHYFNRIRRCSSSIRSVDLDRAAAPIDGCDYKHWLVVMDPPVGYPLRYQIVDRYIQTLASALGSEEEAKKLIYSVSTKYYYAFGCKIHENVIHTLKSMPNVRWVLPDSHISNSLGNNNYGGEPFTDGCVVPYDETFHEDWLQDRSDNGFRRTTRRKRSRRKEHKTDRG, encoded by the exons ATGAAACCAACCTTCCGACTTCCTGTCACTTTCCTTTCTCACTACTTTAACCGAATCCGTCGCTGTTCGTCGTCAATTCGGAGCGTCGATTTGGATCGGGCTGCAGCACCGATCGACGGCTGTGATTACAAGCACTGGCTAGTGGTTATGGACCCTCCTGTAGGTTACCCGCTTCGCTATCAAATTGTTGACCGTTATATACAAACCCTAGCTTCCGCATTGGGTAG TGAAGAAGAAGCTAAGAAATTAATCTACTCTGTATCTACAAAGTATTACTACGCTTTTGGTTGCAAAATCCATGAAAATGTGATTCATACACTCAAAT CTATGCCTAATGTTAGATGGGTTTTACCGGATTCTCATATTTCTAATTCTCTTGGTAATAATAATTATGGAG GAGAACCATTTACTGATGGATGTGTTGTTCCATATGATGAAACTTTTCATGAGGACTGGCTACAAGATCGGAGTGACAATGGATTTAGGAGGACAACTCGCAGAAAAAGATCTAGAAGGAAAGAACATAAAACAGACCGTGGCTGA
- the LOC110913060 gene encoding serine/threonine-protein kinase RIPK produces the protein MAPNNWMTILFSCYKKPTFDPEKAVSKLGSSQRLSATDVSSSLSMINGLSNLIVGWDVHEFTFDQLTMITHDFASSNYLGEGGFGTVHKGFIDDKLRPGLEAQPVAVKLLDLDGGQGHNEWLAEVTFLGQLRHPHLVKLIGYCCEGRNRLLVYEYMERGNLESQLFGGYSISLPWVTRIQIALGAAKGLAFLHGEEKPVIYRDFKTSNILLASDYTAKLSDFGLAKDGPEGDETHVSTRVMGTHGYAAPEYIMTGHLTTMSDVYSFGVVLLELLTGRESMDKKRPHKEQCLVEWARPLLKDPNNLDRIMDPKLDDQYPILGAKRAAALASRCLSHHPKCRPTMNEVVNTLEHVLELKDSPVDSFVYIAPIEGENDDEKDNINVGAQAQAEAQAEAVEKKGNNYHGMRHKHRIRSRAVYSDTALYKKGM, from the exons ATGGCTCCCAACAACTGGATGACCATTTTGTTTTCATGTTACAAGAAGCCAACATTTGACCCTGAAAAAGCTGTTTCTAAACTTGGTTCGTCACAGAGGTTATCAGCAACCGATGTTAGCTCATCGCTTTCGATGATTAATGGTCTTTCGAATTTGATAGTTGGGTGGGATGTTCATGAGTTCACTTTCGATCAACTTACTATGATCACACATGATTTTGCGTCTAGCAATTACCTTGGTGAAGGAGGGTTTGGAACGGTTCACAAAGGCTTCATTGATGATAAGCTTAGGCCCGGGTTAGAAGCTCAACCCGTTGCGGTTAAGTTGTTGGATTTGGATGGTGGTCAAGGTCACAATGAATGGCTG gctGAAGTGACCTTTTTGGGGCAATTGAGGCACCCACATCTTGTGAAGTTGATCGGTTATTGTTGTGAGGGTAGAAACAGGCTTCTTGTTTATGAATACATGGAAAGGGGCAATTTGGAGAGTCAACTATTTGGAG GGTATTCAATTTCTTTGCCATGGGTAACCCGGATTCAAATAGCACTTGGTGCTGCAAAAGGACTAGCCTTTCTTCATGGCGAGGAAAAGCCCGTCATTTATCGCGATTTCAAAACTTCAAATATTCTATTGGCATCG GATTATACTGCTAAACTATCTGATTTTGGGTTAGCAAAAGACGGTCCTGAAGGAGATGAGACGCATGTGAGTACACGAGTGATGGGAACACACGGTTATGCCGCACCAGAGTACATCATGACAGGTCATCTAACAACTATGAGTGATGTGTATAGTTTTGGGGTGGTGTTACTAGAATTACTAACTGGAAGAGAGTCGATGGACAAAAAACGACCGCATAAAGAACAGTGTCTGGTAGAATGGGCTAGACCACTATTGAAAGATCCAAACAATCTTGACCGGATCATGGACCCTAAACTAGACGATCAATATCCGATCTTAGGGGCTAAGAGAGCGGCAGCTCTGGCTAGCCGGTGCCTGAGCCACCACCCCAAATGCAGGCCAACCATGAATGAAGTCGTCAATACCTTGGAACATGTATTGGAACTCAAAGATTCCCCGGTTGATTCTTTTGTGTATATTGCTCCTATAGAAGGAGAAAACGATGACGAAAAGGATAACATTAATGTGGGGGCGCAGGCGCAGGCGGAGGCGCAGGCGGAGGCTGTGGAGAAGAAAGGAAACAACTACCATGGAATGAGACATAAGCATAGGATAAGATCTCGAGCAGTATACTCCGATACAGCTTTGTATAAAAAGGGGATGtga